In one Juglans regia cultivar Chandler chromosome 11, Walnut 2.0, whole genome shotgun sequence genomic region, the following are encoded:
- the LOC109013463 gene encoding transcription factor bHLH74: protein MDGHENEDVGFQHGGEDNLHCPSLGMSTNPLPEKISGMIMSPVSMYKPSNGADPFFSSGWDPLASLSQNENFGGSSTVSHSEFANPPYPNALENQGTSSTCQLVRYPSNSSFVELVQKLPCFGSGSFSEMANSFGLPDCGQIANSGCPQNYASLKEVGTGITSTNGVLSRDDPQISCEGAVGSSPNAKRRKRASDSKNSPIAHQNAEGELQKDLSRESSDVLKEPDEKKPKIEHSKGSNLRGKQMGKQAKDTSSGDASRENYIHVRARRGQATNSHSLAERVRREKISERMRLLQELVPGCNKITGKAVMLDEIINYVQSLQQQVEFLSMKLATVNPELNIDIEQILSKDIINSRGGAGAILGFAPGMSSSHRYPHGIFQGTFPSIPSTTPKYPLLHQTVLDNELQNLFQVGFNSCPAVENLGSNGNLKPEFQ, encoded by the exons ATGGATGGTCATGAAAATGAGGATGTGGGATTTCAACATGGAGGTGAGGATAATCTGCATTGTCCATCTTTAGGAATGAGCACAAACCCACTGCCTGAAAAGATTTCAGGAATGATTATGAGTCCTGTCTCCATGTATAAACCTTCAAATGGAGCTGACCCTTTCTTTAGTTCTGGTTGGGATCCACTTGCTTCCTTGAGTCAAAACGAGAATTTTGGAGGTTCTTCCACGGTTTCTCACAGTGAATTTGCCAATCCACCTTACCCTAATGCACTAGAAAATCAGGGAACTAGTAGCACATGCCAACTGGTACGATACCCATCCAATTCCAGCTTTGTTGAACTAGTGCAGAAGCTTCCGTGCTTTGGAAGTGGGAGCTTCTCAGAAATGGCTAATTCCTTTGGCCTTCCCGACTGTGGCCAGATTGCTAATTCTGGGTGCCCTCAGAATTATGCATCACTCAAAGAGGTTGGCACTGGAATAACTTCAACAAATGGTGTACTGTCTCGAGATGATCCCCAAATTTCATGTGAGGGTGCTGTAGGCTCTTCACCTAATGCAAAGAGAAGGAAACGAGCGTCTGATTCCAAGAATTCGCCCATTGCGCATCAG AATGCCGAGGGGGAACTACAGAAGGATCTTTCTCGGGAGAGTTCTGATGTTCTAAAAGAACCTGATGAGAAGAAACCAAAAATTGAACACAGCAAAGGTTCAAATTTGCGTGGTAAACAAATGGGTAAACAAGCTAAAGATACTTCCAGTGGAGATGCTTCTAGAGAAAATTACATCCATGTAAGAGCCCGAAGGGGCCAGGCCACAAACAGTCATAGCCTTGCAGAAAGG GTGAGAAGAGAAAAGATTAGTGAGCGGATGAGATTGCTTCAAGAACTAGTTCCTGGGTGCAATAAG ATCACTGGGAAGGCGGTAATGCTTGACGAGATTATAAACTACGTGCAGTCGCTGCAACAGCAAGTTGAG TTTCTGTCAATGAAACTTGCCACTGTCAATCCAGAACTGAACATTGATATAGAACAGATTCTGTCAAAAGAT ATAATTAATTCACGGGGTGGCGCTGGAGCTATTCTAGGATTTGCTCCGGGAATGAGCTCCTCTCACCGTTACCCACATGGAATTTTTCAAGGGACCTTCCCAAGTATCCCCAGTACAACTCCAAAATATCCCTTGCTGCACCAG ACTGTCTTAGACAACGAGCTCCAGAATCTTTTCCAAGTGGGATTTAATTCTTGTCCAGCAGTTGAAAATTTGGGATCAAATG GGAACTTGAAACCGGAATTTCAATGA